One Pseudochaenichthys georgianus chromosome 7, fPseGeo1.2, whole genome shotgun sequence DNA segment encodes these proteins:
- the lamb2l gene encoding laminin subunit beta-1: MRPVIMMPAMAVYLSLFTLGLSVFGQELPSGPHGCTEGSCYPATGNLLIGRAVNLSATSTCGLNGPEQYCIVSHLQESDKCFECNSQHPYDRHRNSHRIENVIYLMDRDESNTWWQSVNGEENVSIRMNLEAEFHFTHLIMKFKTFRPAAMIIERSADFGRTWRPYRYFAANCTKTFPGTPANGLHHINDIICEERYSDIEPSTNGEVIYKVLDPAIHVKDPYSLDIQELLRITNLRINFTKLNTLGDDLLDRRFDVLQKYYYALYELTVRGSCFCYGHASECAPVPGVDARDNGMIHGRCVCKHNTEGLNCERCRHFHHDLPWRPAEAENPHTCKECNCNGHTSQCHFDMAVYLATGNSSGGVCDDCLHNTMGRNCEMCKPFYFQDPVKDVRDPRVCVACDCDPVGSLEGGVCDSHTDLDMGMISGQCRCKVHVKGTRCDDCKEGYYGLSQNDPLGCQPCNCDPRGIITNGAPCDQISGDCSCKRYVTGRYCSQCLPEYWGLSNDLAGCRQCDCDFGGAFNNRCMMENGQCDCRRHLIGRQCSEVQPGYFCAPLDYYKYEAEDATGHSPGDTALPGKVRPQAETDCVQHLSNQLRRHRRHRRITNSQQHRSALRRIRQLQQTPDVRSVHREHSHMVTWTGPGFARVKDGAGLVFNIDNIPYAMEYDIMIRYEPESTEDWEAIVSVTSVLLPSSLRCGNLLPTEQLYTVTLPHRNRYIQMPRPFCFEPSNRYVVSIRFQRHGVTHRHLTAFILIDSLVLIPKYNELPGFQGNEVEAEQRREEMIRYMCLDSFMITPMPALAEMCSKLICSISSIIHDGALSCQCDPQGSLSGECDRVGGQCRCKPNVMGRRCDQCSPETYGFGVSGCTACACHSEGSLSHQCDPATGQCQCRQGATGRQCSDCQPGQWGFPSCSPCQCNGHADLCDPRTGECRDCRDYTTGHLCERCVDGFFGNPVLGSGEHCRPCPCPGNPGSGHFNGHSCEADQTSNQIICTCRQGYAGSRCDQCAPGFYGNPEQPGGQCLPCECNANIDTQDPGSCDPRTGQCIKCLYHTDGSSCDHCQNGYFGNALAHDCRRCTCVTAGTLQSACPDGECHCDRQSGACSCRENVAGHNCDQCAANHWNYGQDRGCEPCGCDPQHSLGAHCNMFTGQCHCRPGFGGKQCTECEQFHWGDPRVQCQECNCHPLGSEMAQCDRLTGTCECREGAAGKHCDECARGFAGVFPECVRCHACFQLWDDAICQIKRDLEHIQYTAQKILESGITPGVGDTRIKELEKKLEQVKDLISSEGSDKIHQLIGQSIDDLRAEIALSDGRLMGVTRELNVTTEDEGALSQTLTGLERELRDINTTVAHKHRLLQDYLTSGFTDQFDKVKRFYNESVKAQEKCNASVSGPLSPVDRSKETRAVTEDLLDASKDKFLRALAAQNKSLNELQDKAHDLDKSVQHLSNKVCGGHSNSSCSDSQCGAGCHDDRGVRGCGGEGCNGTVSASVAALNLTRKTTESLNAANEELQSVARKLQDIATLTKDVKNQAMNTLEKAQKKKEHFENNNNKLKDFIKKIRDFLTEEGADPESIEKVALQVLSITLPVNRTALDRMVQQIKGGLSNLTNIEGIVNQTSQHIKEAKELLQKAKDAKSLAEGVKDKANSTKQALDVSEKAIEKARAAMKEASSNLHRTRNAAAEVDERLTRLEDKQMDVMMRLNSLSMEVEALRNKTEQNRLVAKRAKELANNATHQASSLERSLNATEKRYQELQMKVDSLGDVGGLNNVNQKAKEIKKEAEDLLNKATKGIEQLRKLEKKFKSNEQRMQKQRTELDELKENATVVRDEIRVQVQKYSNCV, from the exons GCCTCAGTGTGTTTGGACAGGAGCTCCCATCAGGCCCTCACGGCTGCACTGAGGGAAGCTGTTACCCTGCGACAGGAAACCTTCTGATTGGACGAGCCGTCAACCTCTCCGCCACCTCCACCTGCGGCCTGAACGGGCCGGAGCAGTACTGCATCGTCAGCCATCTGCAG GAATCAGACAAGTGCTTCGAGTGTAACTCCCAGCATCCCTACGACCGCCACAGAAACAGCCACCGCATCGAAAACGTCATCTACCTCATGGACAGGGATGAAAGCAACACCTGGTGGCAGTCTGTAAacg GAGAGGAGAATGTCAGCATCAGGATGAACCTGGAGGCTGAATTCCACTTCACACATCTCATCATGAAGTTTAAG ACCTTCCGACCTGCAGCTATGATCATCGAGCGTTCGGCAGATTTTGGCCGCACATGGCGCCCCTACCGCTACTTTGCCGCAAACTGTACCAAGACGTTTCCCGGCACCCCCGCTAACGGTCTGCACCACATCAACGACATCATCTGTGAGGAGCGCTACTCTGACATCGAACCTTCCACCAATGGAGAG GTGATTTACAAAGTGTTGGATCCAGCCATTCATGTGAAAGACCCCTACAGCTTGGACATTCAAG AACTCCTGCGTATCACCAACCTGCGTATCAACTTCACCAAGCTGAACACTCTGGGAGACGACCTGCTGGACCGGCGCTTCGACGTCCTGCAGAAATATTACTACGCCCTCTACGAGCTGACGGTCAGAGGGAGCTGCTTCTGCTACGGACACGCCTCAGAGTGCGCCCCGGTGCCAGGGGTCGACGCCCGGGACAACGGCATG ATCCACGGGCGCTGCGTATGCAAACACAATACAGAGGGCCTGAACTGCGAGCGCTGCCGACATTTCCACCACGACCTGCCATGGAGACCCGCCGAGGCAGAGAACCCACACACCTGCAAGg AGTGCAACTGTAACGGCCACACAAGCCAGTGCCACTTCGACATGGCGGTGTATCTGGCCACAGGCAACTCCAGCGGAGGAGTGTGTGACGACTGCCTGCACAACACCATGGGACGCAACTGTGAGATGTGCAAACCCTTCTACTTCCAAGATCCTGTGAAAGACGTCAGGGACCCACGAGTGTGTGTCG CCTGTGACTGTGACCCGGTGGGATCATTGGAGGGAGGAGTGTGTGACAGTCACACCGACCTGGACATGGGGATGATCTCAGGACAGTGTCGCTGTAAAGTCCACGTCAAAGGCACGCGCTGCGACGACTGCAAGGAAGGTTACTACGGACTGAGCCAGAACGACCCTCTGGGCTGCCAGC CTTGTAACTGTGACCCTCGTGGCATCATCACAAATGGAGCGCCTTGCGACCAGATCAGTGGGGACTGCTCCTGTAAAAGATATGTGACCGGTCGCTACTGCAGCCAGTGTCTG CCTGAGTACTGGGGGCTCAGTAATGATCTGGCCGGCTGCAGACAATGTGACTGTGATTTTGGTGGAGCTTTCAACAACAG GTGCATGATGGAGAACGGCCAGTGTGACTGCAGGAGGCATCTGATTGGTCGACAGTGTTCGGAGGTTCAGCCTGGGTATTTCTGCGCTCCGCTGGACTACTACAAGTATGAGGCTGAAGACGCGACTGGACACTCCCCTGGTGACACTGCACTACCT GGTAAAGTGCGTCCTCAGGCAGAGACAGACTGTGTTCAGCACCTCAGTAACCAGCTGAGGAGGCACCGTCGCCACCGTCGCATCACCAACTCGCAGCAGCACCGCTCGGCACTGAGACGAATCCGCCAGCTTCAGCAGACG CCGGATGTGAGGAGCGTCCACAGAGAGCACAGCCACATGGTGACGTGGACCGGTCCTGGTTTCGCCCGCGTCAAAGACGGTGCGGGCCTGGTGTTCAATATCGACAACATCCCCTACGCCATGGAGTACGACATCATGATCCGCTACGAGCCTGAG tccaCAGAGGACTGGGAAGCTATAGTTAGTGTTACCTCTGTGCTGCTGCCGTCCAGTCTCCGGTGTGGAAACCTCCTTCCAACTGAACAGCTCTACACAGTCACTCTGCCACACCGCAACAG ATACATCCAGATGCCCCGGCCGTTCTGTTTCGAGCCCAGTAATCGCTACGTGGTTTCCATCCGGTTCCAGCGCCACGGTGTCACACACAGACACCTCACTGCCTTCATCCTCATAGACTCG CTGGTCCTAATCCCCAAATACAATGAGCTGCCTGGTTTCCAAGGGAACGAGGTGGAGGCGGAGCAGCGGCGGGAGGAGATGATCCGCTACATGTGTCTGGATTCCTTCATGATCACACCGATGCCCGCCCTGGCCGAGATGTGCTCCAAACTCATCTGCAGCATATCCTCCATCATTCACGATGGGGCTCTGT CGTGTCAGTGTGACCCTCAGGGCTCCCTCAGTGGGGAGTGCGACCGGGTGGGGGGTCAGTGTCGCTGTAAACCCAACGTGATGGGTCGCCGCTGTGACCAGTGTTCTCCAGAAACATACGGCTTTGGAGTGAGCGGCTGCACTG CCTGCGCCTGCCACTCAGAGGGGTCTCTGAGCCACCAGTGTGACCCGGCCACAGGACAGTGCCAGTGCAGGCAGGGAGCCACGGGGCGCCAGTGCTCAGACTGCCAGCCGGGCCAGTGGGGCTTCCCCAGCTGCAGCCCCTGTCAGTGCAACGGCCACGCTGACCTCTGCGACCCCCGCACGGGAGAGTGTCGGGACTGCAGGGACTACACAACAGGACACCTGTGTGAGCG CTGTGTGGATGGGTTCTTTGGAAACCCGGTGCTGGGTTCAGGGGAGCACTGCCGGCCCTGCCCCTGCCCCGGGAACCCCGGCTCGGGTCACTTCAACGGGCACTCCTGTGAAGCTGACCAAACGTCCAACCAGATCATCTGCACCTGCAGACAGGGCTACGCTG GGTCCCGCTGTGACCAGTGTGCCCCTGGTTTCTACGGCAACCCAGAGCAACCTGGCGGGCAGTGCCTCCCGTGCGAGTGCAACGCTAACATCGACACCCAGGACCCCGGGTCATGTGACCCCCGGACCGGCCAGTGCATCAAGTGCCTGTACCACACCGACGGCTCCTCCTGTGACCACTGTCAGAACGGTTACTTTGGCAACGCTCTGGCACACGACTGCAGAC GCTGTACGTGTGTGACTGCGGGCACGCTGCAGTCTGCGTGCCCTGACGGAGAGTGTCACTGTGACCGGCAGAGCGGGGCctgctcctgcagggagaacgtGGCGGGCCATAACTGTGACCAGTGCGCCGCCAACCACTGGAACTACGGTCAGGACCGAGGCTGCGAGCCCTGCGGCTGCGACCCCCAGCACTCTCTGGGAGCTCACTGCAACATG TTCACCGGGCAGTGCCACTGCCGCCCAGGCTTCGGAGGGAAACAGTGCACTGAGTGTGAGCAGTTCCACTGGGGAGACCCGCGGGTGCAGTGTCAAG AGTGTAACTGCCACCCCCTCGGCTCGGAGATGGCTCAGTGCGACAGGTTGACGGGGACGTGTGAGTGCAGGGAGGGAGCGGCAGGGAAGCACTGCGATGAATGCGCCCGTGGTTTCGCCGGCGTCTTCCCCGAGTGCGTCCGCTGTCACGCCTGCTTTCAGCTGTGGGACGACGCCATTTGCCAGATCAAAAGAGACCTGGAGCACATCCAGTACACTGCGCAGAAGATCCTGGAGAGCGGAATCACTCCAGGGGTCGGGGACACGCGCATCAAAGAGCTGGAGAAGAAGCTGGAGCAAGTAAAAGATCTGATCAGTTCTGAGGGCAGCGACAAGATCCACCAGCTGATTGGACAGAGCATCGATGACCTCAG GGCTGAGATCGCCCTGAGCGACGGGCGCCTGATGGGCGTCACCAGAGAGCTGAATGTAACAACAGAAGATGAAGGGGCGCTGAGTCAGACCCTGACTGGCCTGGAGAGGGAGCTGAGGGACATCAACACCACCGTGGCTCACAAACACCGCCTGCTGCAGGACTACCTCACCTCAGGATTTACAG ATCAGTTTGACAAAGTGAAGCGGTTTTATAATGAGTCGGTGAAGGCACAGGAGAAATGCAACGCCTCGGTGTCCGGTCCGCTCAGTCCTGTGGACCGGTCCAAAGAGACCCGGGCTGTCACCGAGGACCTGCTGGACGCCAGCAAAGACAAGTTCCTGCGGGCTCTGGCTGCTCAGAACAAGTCTCTGAACGAGCTGCAGGACAAAGCCCACGACCTGGACAAGAgcgtccagcacctcagcaacAAG GTGTGTGGCGGTCACAGCAATTCAAGTTGCTCAGACAGTCAATGTGGTGCCGGTTGCCATGACGATCGGGGTGTGCGTGGATGTGGAGGAGAGGGATGCAACGGGACGGTTAGCGCTTCTGTCGCAGCTCTGAATCTCACCAGGAAAACCACGGAGAGTCTGAACGCCGCCAACGAGGAGCTGCAGAGCGTCGCCAGAAAG CTCCAGGATATCGCCACCCTCACAAAGGATGTAAAGAACCAGGCGATGAACACGCTGGAGAAAGCGCAGAAGAAGAAGGAGCACtttgaaaacaacaacaacaagctgaAAGATTTCATCAAGAAGATCAGAGACTTCCTCACCG AGGAGGGTGCGGACCCAGAGAGCATAGAGAAGGTGGCTCTGCAGGTGCTGTCCATCACGCTGCCCGTCAACAGGACGGCTCTGGACAGGATGGTCCAGCAGATCAAGGGCGGCCTCTCCAACCTCACCAACATCGAGGGCATCGTCAACCAAACCTCGCAACATATCAAGGAAGCCAAGGAGCTGCTCCAGAAAGCTAAGGATGCTAA GAGCCTGGCGGAGGGAGTGAAGGACAAAGCCAACAGCACCAAACAGGCTCTGGATGTGTCTGAGAAGGCCATAGAGAAGGCCCGCGCCGCCATGAAGGAGGCCAGCAGCAACCTGCACCGCACCAGGAACGCTGCAGCTGAG gtggacGAGAGGCTGACGCGGCTGGAGGACAAACAGATGGATGTGATGATGCGCCTCAACAGCCTCTCCATGGAGGTGGAGGCTCTGAGGAACAAGACGGAGCAGAACAGGCTGGTGGCCAAGAGAGCTAAAGAGCTGGCTAACAACGCCACACATCAAGCCTCCTCCCTGGAGAGG AGCCTGAACGCCACAGAGAAGCGGTACCAGGAGCTGCAGATGAAGGTGGACTCTCTTGGAGATGTTGGAGGTCTGAACAACGTCAACCAGAAGGCCAAGGAAATAAAGAAGGAGGCAGAAGACCTGCTAAACAAAGCCACCAAGGGGATAGAGCAACTCAGGA